In Brassica napus cultivar Da-Ae chromosome C2, Da-Ae, whole genome shotgun sequence, the sequence ttgaatggccttcttccactcctcccaatcatgtcttttctgacattccaaaatggactttggatcgggatcatcattttcatgatcgaTTTCTTTGGACACAGAAAAGGAGAATATTCCACcaacatcttttatcttatttctGATCCATAACTTTTCATCTCGGGcgtagttgatggaaatctcatactttcctgttcccttctcgtcatctggatcatctttatctatgtcttctttcagacatttttcagtatcaggttcttctgGAACTTTTCTatttatgtcttctttcagacatctttcaaTATCAAGTTCTTCTAGAACCTTACTTTGTTCatccaatttctttttctttcgggGATTATTATCTTTAGAACCCGCTGGCCTTCccctctttaactgaaccctaggttcattcattttatttccatcagtttgttctttaggaacatcaacttttgatggaacattttcagcGGGTATACATGACTTCGTCACCCTTCTTGTATCTGTGAACGCATCTGGTAACTGGTttgccaaattatgcaaatgcacaattttctgAACTTCCAGTTCTCTTTGATTCGTAGGGGGATCAAGGTGTAACAACGACGGTGTACACCATGTAATCTCTTGAGGAATTTTACCAATTCCTCCCCCTAACGCCGGAAATTCATCCTCATTAAAATGGCAATCGGCAAACCTTGCCGTAAACATATCACCAGTTACTGGTTccagatatttttattatacttGGTGACGTATAACCCACATATATTCTCAATCTCCTTTGTGGAcccatttttgttctttgtggcCCGAGCTATCGGAACATAGAccgcacacccaaagacacggagATGGGATACATCTGGCTCTTGCCCAGATGCCAATTGTAATGGGGAGTACCTATGATATGCACTCGGTCTTAACCGAACCAGTGCAGCCGCATGCAatatagcatgtccccatacagaaaTTGGGAGCTTCGTTCTCAAGACTAACGGTCTTGCAATCAACTGCAACCGTTTTATCAATGACTCGGCCATGCCATTTTGTGTATGCACATGGGGAACTGGATGCTCCACATCAATCCCCAttgacatacaataatcatcaaAGGCTTGTGATGTAaattcaccagcattatcaagcCTTACTTTCTTAATGGCATACTCTGAGAACTGCGTTCTCAGCTTTATTATCTGGGCAATGAATTTTGCGAAAGCCGTATTTCGTGTCGTCAAAAGAGACACACTTGACCATCTACTAGATGCGTCAATCAATACCATGAAATACTTAAATGGCCCGCACGGTGGGTGGATCGGCCCACATTTACACCATGTATCCTTTCTAAAAACATTGGTGATTCATTGCCTACTTTTGCTGGTGATGGCCGAGTTATAAGTTTCCCTTGAGAACATGCATTGCATGTAAATTCGCCCGTTTGCAAAATTTTTCCGTTTTTCAACGGATGGCCATTCGAATTTTGCACTATCTTTCTCATCATGACTGAACCAGGATGTCCTAGCCTCTCATGCCAAATCTTAAATGTATCAGTAAACTTCATGTTTACCACGGCATAGGATTCAGTCATGGTTGTTTTCGTACAATATAGTCCAGAGGATAACATTCTTAACTCTTCCAATATATGTTTCCTCTCGGACTTAATGCAAAGAAATTCAATGCCATCTTTACTCATAGTCTCAATATGATATCCATTTCTTCGGATATCCTTAAAACTTAACAAGTTTCTATGAGACTCGGAGGAATACAATGCATCACTTATTTCAAATATTGTTCCCCCTGGCATTGAAAATTTCGCTCTTCCAGAGCCCATAATAATCTTTGCATTACCAGATATTGTACTTACGCTTCCAGCGTAATCTTTTATTTTGAGACTGGAgaaatatttcttatctttaatTATCGTGTGCGTTGACGCACTATCTGCCAAACACATATCTCCATCCATAGTCTCAAAGTTTGGCATTttctgaatataaaatattcataaaacatattattaaacatcaaaCATGACAAACATAACATATATCTTACAACAAAAGATATAGATACTATAATACAGTCTATTTATATCACATCGATCTACATTACTCATCGATACTCTCTGGCTCAACCAGAAAGTCTGATACGTCGAGATGAGTATCATCGTTCAAACCATAAAAGGATGGCTCAGGTTCATCAGAGATGAAGTTTGTTTCAcctcttcctttctcttttccCTTTTGGGATTCTCTATACAGATCGGCTAAATGTTTTGGCGTACGACAGTTTCGTACCCAATGACCTTTCATGCCGCATCTGTAGCAAACCTTTCTTGTTTGCCTTTTATCATCCTGGCCCTTTTCATTCCTTTCATTTTCGTGGAagtctttattatttctttcatcATAGGGATgaaatcttcttcctcgtcctcttccacgaccatgATAACGGTTTCCACCACGTCCACGACCTCGTCCTCTTCTATTATCATAACTGGATGATGCAACATTCGCTTCAGGGAATGGAGCAGATCCAGTGGGACGAGCTTGATGGTTTAAAGTCACGAGTTGATTATTCTGCTCCGCTACAAGGAGGACTTGCATCAACTCCGAGTAACGGGTATATCCATTCACCCGGTACTGCTGCTGCAGGATTACATTTTCAGGATGGAACGTGGAGAGAGTTTTCTCGATCATATCATAATCACTTATTTTCTCTCCGCATAACATCATCCTCGAAGTAATTCCGAACATCGCGGAATTAAACTCACTAACACTTTTGTAATCCTGGAAACGGAGATGGATCCACTCGTGTTTAGCTTTCGGTAAGATCACATATTTATGGTGATCGAACCTCTCTTTTAAAGATTTCCAgaggtcacaaggatcctctTTCGTAATATATTCATCCTTTAAACCATCATGGATGTGGTGTCGTAAAAATATCATGGCTTTAGCCTTTTTCTCATCCGACACCGTTTTCGAACTATCAATGGTTTCCAAAAGCCCGTTTCCTCTCAGGTGCATCTTTGCACCCACTGCCCAGGTCATATAATTATTTCCCGTAATATCCAGGGCATTAATTTCGAGCTTTGTCAAATTCGACATGATAACTGTATTCatagaataatattataaatatagtaaatacGGGAATCTAAATGCataatttaaatgcaaaaattaaaagcataaatttaaattgcataaatttaaattgcaggaatttaaatagcataaataaaatcggGAGGCTCAGCCTACCACATGGTCCGAGGAGTCATAGACTACCATATGGATTATTTTTCAAAGTCCGAGGAGACATGGtctaccattttgacttttacttatttcaaggtccgaggagacttagtctaccatttttgaccttttatttttattcacgGAGGCAAAGCCTACCACGTGTTTCTCTGATCGTGAAGGCATAGCCTACCATAACGATCAGTCGGGGAAGACAGCGCCTATCATCCCGAAAAATAAACGGAGAAGGTCCAGCCTTTCACtccgaaataataataaaatttaaataaattaagtatattgaaatacataaatttaaacattacctcGGCTGGTTTAAGAACTTTCGGATTGATAAGCTTCAGTTGGTCAGGgcctcgtgctgataacgtgttgtgagagataataatttattgtataTGTATGTTAGAAAGTGATAAAGAGACAGAGAGGAAGAGTTTGGTCgtaagaggagaagaagagttgATCTTATTCAGATTATTCAAATAACCAAGTACAGCCTCTCTATTTATAGATGTCTATGTCGGTAACATTTAAAGATAAAGGCAAAGACAAAGTGACATATGTACTGATGATAAAGCAG encodes:
- the LOC106398490 gene encoding uncharacterized protein LOC106398490 — encoded protein: MNTVIMSNLTKLEINALDITGNNYMTWAVGAKMHLRGNGLLETIDSSKTVSDEKKAKAMIFLRHHIHDGLKDEYITKEDPCDLWKSLKERFDHHKYVILPKAKHEWIHLRFQDYKSVSEFNSAMFGITSRMMLCGEKISDYDMIEKTLSTFHPENVILQQQYRVNGYTRYSELMQVLLVAEQNNQLVTLNHQARPTGSAPFPEANVASSSYDNRRGRGRGRGGNRYHGRGRGRGRRFHPYDERNNKDFHENERNEKGQDDKRQTRKVCYRCGMKGHWVRNCRTPKHLADLYRESQKGKEKGRGETNFISDEPEPSFYGLNDDTHLDVSDFLVEPESIDE